From a single Paenibacillus sp. FSL R5-0345 genomic region:
- a CDS encoding methylenetetrahydrofolate reductase, whose amino-acid sequence MEAAGNTFKQKILSKKPGILTYGMTPPKASHSPEKISEIAQKQVERLKNVDLDALILYDVQEEAERVDHERPYPYLPTIDPAIYGDKYLGQVEVPKIIYRCVGNDTRASFADWIKTDESEDRFSVYVGASSSKQEVKLNLPDAYKLSKQLNSNLNFGGVVIPERHIKKNDEHTRIVEKINNGCSFFITQATYNVEASKNLLSDLYYYNTNKGFEMVPILFNLAPCGTAKTLQFMKWLGISIPGWLENELKYSNDILDKSIQLSQKIFEELFEFGLEKGIPIGCSIESVSTTKLEIEASIQLAKDVKAFLDKKLLSLESR is encoded by the coding sequence TTGGAAGCCGCTGGGAACACATTTAAACAAAAAATATTGAGCAAGAAACCTGGTATTTTAACATATGGGATGACACCACCGAAGGCAAGCCATTCACCAGAAAAGATATCAGAAATTGCACAGAAACAGGTTGAAAGACTTAAAAACGTTGATTTAGATGCTTTAATTCTTTACGACGTCCAGGAGGAAGCAGAAAGAGTTGATCATGAAAGACCTTACCCATACTTACCAACGATTGATCCGGCTATCTATGGTGATAAATACCTAGGACAAGTGGAGGTCCCGAAAATAATTTATCGGTGCGTCGGTAATGATACAAGAGCTTCGTTCGCGGATTGGATTAAGACTGACGAAAGTGAAGACAGATTTTCCGTGTATGTGGGCGCTTCGTCAAGTAAGCAAGAGGTGAAATTGAATTTACCAGATGCTTATAAGCTAAGCAAACAGTTAAATAGTAATTTGAATTTTGGAGGAGTTGTCATTCCTGAAAGACATATAAAAAAGAATGATGAGCATACACGGATTGTCGAAAAGATTAACAATGGGTGCAGCTTTTTTATCACTCAGGCAACTTATAATGTAGAGGCATCAAAGAATTTATTGTCTGATTTATATTATTACAATACAAATAAGGGTTTTGAAATGGTTCCTATTTTATTTAATCTTGCACCATGTGGCACAGCGAAAACATTACAATTTATGAAATGGTTGGGGATCAGTATCCCGGGATGGTTAGAAAATGAATTGAAATACTCGAACGATATTTTGGATAAATCCATTCAGCTATCTCAAAAAATATTTGAAGAACTATTTGAGTTCGGGCTGGAGAAGGGAATTCCAATTGGATGCAGCATTGAAAGTGTTTCAACAACTAAGTTGGAGATTGAAGCATCCATTCAGCTTGCTAAAGATGTAAAGGCGTTTCTAGATAAAAAGCTGTTGAGTCTAGAAAGTAGATGA
- a CDS encoding DinB family protein, translated as MYRTVQDFLGDWASASAGTIRVLESLTDDKLDQVIVEGHNSLGWLGWHLATCPMFFGGQVGLTLTPVGNPKEVPAHAAVIVEAYKNIAANIASEVEKLTDEQMVESVQTFAGLTPRGAMLRSLIDHQTHHRGQMTVLLRQAGLRVPGVIGPTREEQAQMK; from the coding sequence ATGTACAGAACAGTTCAAGATTTTCTAGGTGACTGGGCAAGCGCTTCTGCAGGGACGATTCGCGTTCTTGAATCGCTTACCGATGATAAATTAGATCAGGTAATTGTTGAAGGTCACAATTCATTAGGATGGTTAGGTTGGCATTTGGCAACCTGTCCGATGTTCTTTGGTGGTCAGGTAGGTTTAACGCTTACTCCAGTAGGCAATCCGAAGGAAGTTCCGGCTCATGCGGCTGTGATTGTTGAAGCTTATAAGAATATTGCGGCTAATATTGCTTCTGAGGTAGAGAAGTTGACGGACGAGCAAATGGTTGAGAGTGTTCAGACATTTGCTGGATTAACGCCTCGTGGTGCTATGCTTAGATCTCTGATCGATCATCAGACACATCATCGTGGTCAAATGACAGTCCTTTTACGTCAAGCAGGTCTTCGTGTACCTGGCGTAATTGGTCCTACTAGAGAAGAACAAGCTCAAATGAAATAG
- a CDS encoding winged helix-turn-helix transcriptional regulator: MKYEFRLDQLCPATFAFHVISGKWNLPILAILSENDNIRYNELKRRLHGITGTTLTNSLRDLIEYGIIHREQYNEVPPRVEYSLTSSGKELVPLIESVVEWGQRNIGVKDNS, encoded by the coding sequence ATGAAATACGAATTTAGACTTGATCAATTATGTCCTGCAACCTTCGCATTCCATGTAATCAGCGGAAAGTGGAACCTCCCGATCCTAGCCATTCTTAGTGAGAACGACAACATACGCTATAACGAGTTAAAAAGAAGACTGCATGGAATAACAGGAACTACCTTAACCAACTCACTGAGGGATCTTATAGAATATGGAATCATTCATCGGGAGCAGTATAACGAAGTGCCACCAAGAGTTGAGTATTCTCTGACTTCATCTGGAAAAGAATTAGTGCCTTTAATTGAATCCGTTGTTGAATGGGGACAAAGAAATATTGGGGTGAAGGATAATTCCTAG
- a CDS encoding elongation factor G, translated as MYCKLSEASPITIGLLAHVDAGKTTFAEQLLYHASGIKTRGRVDHQDAFLDSHEMERARGITIFADQAVMKFNEQSYQLIDTPGHVDFSAEMERALQVMDYAVVILSAVEGIEGHTETVWQLLQEYGIPTFIFINKIDRTGADVQRVLKALRQQFSPDMLYLAKGLDQSMLPEEVITAVAERDETLMEAYLEDNIYPGQVLATLKLMVKERVVFPVMSGAALLDQGIAEWMQTMQLLMESTYEVNTVFGARVYKVRHELQGTRLTFMKILAGKLRVREDLCYSTSEHEELSQKITSIRIYHGGKYTSCDEASAGQLVAVTGLTDAAIGLGIGNHSDRVESRLESALKSKVVFNLGISSREVLRYFMILQAEDPTLQVTWEDKLEEIHVHVMGMIQLEVLQQVVLDRFQLKVTFSKPEILYKETITETVIGCGHFEPLKHYAEVHLRLAPAKRGEGITYRSTCHVEQLSTGYQHLVGQHLLEKDHRGVLTGSPVTDLCVTLLTGAAHQKHTHGGDFREATLRALRQGLEQANTILLEPYYQFKIKVDAELIGRVMSDIQLAHGEFDSPEMLGESMLIQGRAPVATFMHYAVELASFTKGKGAISMKLGGYQPCHNPEQVIARIGYDRSADPEYTSSSMFCAKGAGYSVPWDEAPSYMHLEIQE; from the coding sequence ATGTATTGTAAACTGTCAGAAGCATCACCAATCACCATCGGACTGCTAGCACATGTTGATGCCGGCAAAACCACCTTCGCAGAGCAGCTCCTATACCATGCTTCCGGAATTAAGACTCGGGGGAGAGTCGATCATCAGGATGCCTTTTTGGATAGTCATGAGATGGAGCGGGCACGGGGGATAACGATTTTTGCTGACCAGGCGGTGATGAAATTTAACGAACAATCGTATCAGCTCATTGACACACCGGGGCATGTCGATTTTTCAGCTGAGATGGAGCGCGCTTTACAGGTCATGGATTATGCGGTAGTCATCTTAAGTGCTGTGGAGGGCATTGAAGGGCATACCGAGACGGTCTGGCAATTGCTACAGGAATATGGCATACCCACTTTTATATTTATTAACAAAATAGATCGTACCGGTGCTGACGTCCAGCGTGTGCTAAAAGCGTTAAGGCAGCAATTTTCGCCGGATATGTTGTATTTGGCAAAAGGTCTAGATCAGAGCATGCTGCCTGAAGAGGTCATTACCGCCGTTGCTGAGCGAGATGAAACCTTGATGGAGGCATATCTCGAAGACAACATTTATCCTGGGCAGGTATTGGCTACGCTGAAACTAATGGTTAAAGAACGGGTGGTTTTTCCCGTTATGAGTGGAGCAGCTCTATTGGATCAGGGGATTGCGGAATGGATGCAGACGATGCAACTACTAATGGAATCGACTTATGAAGTAAACACAGTATTCGGGGCACGAGTATATAAGGTGCGTCATGAGCTGCAAGGCACGCGACTGACTTTTATGAAGATATTAGCTGGGAAATTACGGGTACGGGAGGATCTCTGCTATAGCACTTCAGAACATGAGGAGTTAAGCCAGAAAATCACTTCTATTCGTATCTATCATGGGGGGAAATATACTTCATGTGATGAAGCCTCCGCGGGACAGCTTGTTGCCGTTACGGGCCTAACCGATGCAGCCATTGGACTGGGTATAGGTAATCATTCAGATCGAGTAGAATCCCGTCTTGAGTCAGCGTTGAAATCCAAAGTTGTATTCAATTTGGGGATATCATCCAGAGAAGTGCTACGCTATTTCATGATCCTGCAAGCCGAAGACCCTACACTGCAAGTGACATGGGAGGACAAGCTGGAGGAGATTCATGTTCATGTGATGGGAATGATCCAGCTAGAGGTACTTCAGCAGGTGGTGTTAGACCGTTTTCAGCTCAAGGTAACGTTCTCAAAGCCAGAGATATTATACAAAGAGACGATCACAGAGACTGTGATTGGCTGTGGGCATTTCGAACCTCTTAAGCATTATGCAGAGGTGCATCTCCGGCTTGCGCCTGCGAAACGTGGTGAGGGTATTACATATCGCAGTACATGCCATGTTGAGCAGCTCAGCACAGGGTATCAACATCTCGTCGGTCAGCATTTACTTGAAAAGGACCATCGTGGAGTTCTTACCGGCTCTCCCGTCACCGATCTGTGTGTAACGCTTTTAACCGGGGCAGCGCATCAGAAGCACACTCATGGCGGTGATTTTCGGGAGGCAACACTTCGGGCACTGCGGCAGGGATTGGAGCAAGCGAACACTATTCTACTGGAACCCTATTATCAATTCAAAATCAAAGTCGATGCAGAGCTTATCGGACGCGTAATGTCTGATATACAGCTTGCCCATGGTGAATTTGACTCGCCAGAAATGCTAGGTGAATCCATGCTTATTCAGGGACGTGCGCCTGTCGCGACGTTCATGCATTATGCAGTAGAACTTGCTTCATTCACGAAGGGCAAAGGAGCAATCTCGATGAAGTTAGGCGGTTATCAGCCATGTCATAACCCAGAACAGGTCATCGCAAGGATTGGATACGACCGCAGCGCTGATCCTGAGTACACCTCCAGCTCTATGTTCTGTGCAAAGGGAGCGGGATATAGCGTTCCTTGGGATGAAGCGCCTTCGTATATGCATTTGGAGATTCAGGAATAG
- a CDS encoding DsbA family oxidoreductase — MNNSNMMCDLKTGVCGPGEEEQMEMIDFNLQSPKITLYYATDPICSHCWALEPVLNRFILQYGQYFNVKTIMGGLLSSWHGFADVSNGIQQPSDVAEHWREVGLHSRMPIDGSLWKNNPILSSYPPSRVYKVIQNTFPGKENEFLRQAREAVFAFNQNIGEEQTLVDIVNNIGLNGEKIVADAALGSAQDLLEQDFELAGRLGVRGFPTIIMVNEENKGVKIVGARSLEAYVDGLQQVYNGDVKAENVPPLSELIKEGNILFSKEIEVLYDIESSDMESFIATEMIEGSYSIKRVLGESYVVS, encoded by the coding sequence ATGAATAATTCAAATATGATGTGTGACCTTAAAACCGGTGTCTGTGGGCCAGGGGAGGAAGAGCAAATGGAAATGATCGACTTTAATCTACAGTCCCCCAAAATCACACTTTACTATGCAACAGATCCGATCTGTTCCCACTGTTGGGCGCTTGAGCCGGTACTCAATCGTTTTATTCTGCAGTATGGTCAATATTTTAACGTGAAGACGATTATGGGTGGTTTGCTTTCTAGCTGGCATGGTTTTGCAGATGTCTCTAATGGCATTCAACAGCCTTCAGATGTTGCGGAGCATTGGAGAGAAGTCGGTTTACATTCACGTATGCCTATCGATGGTTCTTTGTGGAAAAACAATCCGATTCTTTCTTCGTACCCGCCATCTAGAGTATACAAGGTTATACAAAATACATTTCCGGGTAAAGAAAATGAGTTTTTGCGTCAGGCAAGAGAAGCTGTATTCGCCTTCAATCAGAATATTGGAGAGGAGCAAACATTAGTTGATATAGTCAACAACATTGGGCTAAATGGCGAAAAAATAGTGGCGGATGCTGCTCTTGGATCGGCACAAGATTTGTTAGAGCAGGATTTTGAGTTAGCAGGCAGACTTGGTGTACGTGGATTTCCAACTATTATCATGGTGAATGAAGAAAATAAAGGTGTTAAAATTGTGGGGGCACGATCATTAGAAGCCTATGTCGACGGACTTCAACAAGTTTACAATGGAGATGTAAAAGCTGAAAATGTTCCACCTCTCTCTGAACTTATCAAGGAAGGAAACATTTTGTTCTCCAAGGAAATTGAAGTGTTGTATGATATTGAATCTAGTGATATGGAGTCATTTATAGCCACGGAAATGATAGAGGGGTCATACAGTATTAAGCGGGTTTTAGGTGAATCATACGTAGTATCTTAA
- a CDS encoding adenosylcobalamin-dependent ribonucleoside-diphosphate reductase: MGKVEGKQRLEGLSEKIFLDRYAWKDADSNNAKVGDVVLVLTKDDPKFPTKEVGEIVERNGRIVTVKTRSGELVKSDVEKLTLNIEKKPEEMWDRLSSAMASVEKTPELQEEWAGKFRSILDDWKLVPGGRIAAGAGASEELTLFNCYVIPSPKDSRGGIMETLAEMTEIMARGGGVGINLSSLRPRRAIVRGVNGSSSGSVSWGGLFSYTTGLIEQGGSRRGALMLMINDWHPDVEDFITVKQTMGQVTNANLSVCVSNSFMKAVKENLDWDLVFPDTTDPDYNDVWDGDLDKWKAAGKNVIHYRTVKARDVWRTIIESAWKSAEPGVVFMEYYNQMSNSWYFNPIICTNPCGEQGLPGWGVCNLSAVNLSKFYDEKNHDVDWEDLARTTRYSVRFLDNVIDKTPYHFPENEANQKNERRVGLGTMGLAELMIKLNIRYGSPESLEFLDKLYGFMAREAYLASAEIAGEKGSFLAFDTEKYLMSGFMKNMLETYPEVGEAIRKHGMRNVTVITQAPTGSTGTMVGTSTGIEPYFAFKYFRQSRLGYDEQFVPIAQEWLEAHPGEELPDYFVTSMDLSAKDHIRAQAAIQRWVDSSISKTANCPSDFTVEETAELYEMAFDLGCKGVTIYRDGSRDVQVLQTSKKEDAAEEVAPAVEVTAAPEASTSVVAASPAPQASTKELDKQYKKRPQVLRGATYKINTPFGMAYITINDLDGTPAEIFLNVGKAGSDVFAMAEALGRVCSLFLRYGDHGEKVELLIKHLKGIGGSGAIGFGANRVESIADAVAKALETHVLNNAQDDHVPAPIAATLELEDFNEALNAELKASVPAAASIEDGQGGHGAHNHTSASRDLCPSCGGASLINIEGCKTCGNCGYSRCG, translated from the coding sequence TTGGGTAAAGTGGAAGGTAAGCAACGCCTGGAAGGGCTAAGTGAAAAAATATTTTTGGATCGTTATGCTTGGAAGGATGCCGACAGCAATAATGCTAAAGTGGGCGATGTTGTACTAGTTCTAACGAAAGATGATCCGAAATTTCCAACGAAGGAAGTCGGAGAGATCGTAGAACGTAACGGCAGAATTGTAACCGTAAAGACGCGCAGCGGCGAACTTGTGAAATCAGATGTTGAGAAGCTGACGCTTAATATAGAAAAAAAACCAGAGGAAATGTGGGATCGTCTGTCTTCAGCTATGGCTTCTGTGGAGAAGACTCCTGAGCTTCAAGAAGAATGGGCGGGCAAATTCCGTTCGATTCTGGATGATTGGAAGCTCGTACCGGGTGGACGAATTGCGGCTGGTGCTGGCGCTAGTGAGGAACTAACCCTGTTTAACTGTTATGTAATTCCTTCTCCAAAGGATAGCCGCGGCGGTATTATGGAGACGTTGGCTGAAATGACAGAAATAATGGCTCGTGGTGGCGGTGTAGGGATTAACCTATCCTCTCTACGTCCACGTCGTGCAATTGTGAGAGGTGTTAATGGTTCTTCTAGTGGTTCTGTATCTTGGGGCGGTCTGTTTAGTTATACCACTGGACTCATTGAACAAGGCGGTAGCCGCCGCGGTGCACTCATGCTCATGATTAATGACTGGCATCCAGATGTAGAGGACTTCATTACGGTGAAGCAAACGATGGGTCAAGTTACGAATGCGAACCTTTCGGTATGTGTGAGCAATAGCTTTATGAAGGCTGTAAAAGAGAATCTAGATTGGGATCTCGTATTCCCGGATACAACAGACCCTGATTATAATGATGTGTGGGATGGCGATCTCGACAAGTGGAAGGCTGCAGGCAAAAACGTTATTCATTATCGAACTGTTAAAGCGCGTGATGTGTGGCGCACCATTATCGAATCCGCTTGGAAATCCGCTGAGCCAGGTGTTGTGTTCATGGAATATTACAATCAAATGTCCAACAGCTGGTATTTCAATCCGATCATTTGTACGAACCCATGTGGGGAGCAAGGTCTGCCAGGCTGGGGAGTCTGCAATTTGTCAGCTGTGAACCTGTCCAAGTTCTATGATGAGAAGAATCATGATGTAGACTGGGAAGATCTCGCAAGAACAACACGCTATTCCGTTCGTTTCTTGGATAATGTCATCGATAAGACCCCTTATCATTTCCCAGAAAATGAAGCGAATCAGAAAAATGAACGCCGTGTGGGTCTCGGAACGATGGGTCTTGCCGAACTGATGATCAAATTGAACATCCGTTACGGTAGCCCGGAATCTTTGGAGTTTCTGGACAAGCTTTACGGCTTTATGGCTCGTGAAGCATACCTTGCATCCGCAGAGATTGCAGGTGAGAAGGGATCCTTCCTAGCTTTTGATACTGAGAAATACTTAATGAGCGGCTTTATGAAAAATATGCTCGAAACGTATCCAGAGGTTGGCGAAGCGATTCGCAAACACGGTATGCGTAACGTTACAGTAATTACACAAGCACCTACAGGCAGCACAGGTACAATGGTAGGTACTTCGACAGGTATAGAGCCTTATTTCGCCTTCAAATATTTCCGTCAAAGTCGTCTTGGGTATGATGAGCAGTTCGTTCCGATCGCCCAAGAATGGCTTGAAGCTCATCCAGGTGAAGAGCTGCCAGATTACTTCGTAACCTCGATGGATTTGTCGGCTAAGGATCACATTCGTGCACAAGCAGCGATTCAACGCTGGGTGGATAGCTCGATTTCTAAGACAGCCAACTGCCCGTCTGACTTCACAGTAGAAGAGACGGCTGAGCTGTATGAAATGGCCTTCGATCTGGGATGCAAAGGCGTTACAATTTATCGTGACGGTAGCCGTGACGTGCAAGTGCTGCAAACCTCTAAGAAGGAAGACGCAGCAGAAGAGGTAGCTCCAGCTGTTGAAGTTACAGCTGCACCTGAAGCAAGTACAAGTGTTGTAGCAGCAAGCCCAGCACCTCAAGCATCTACTAAAGAGCTGGACAAACAATACAAGAAACGTCCGCAAGTTCTACGCGGTGCAACCTATAAAATCAACACACCTTTCGGTATGGCATATATTACGATCAATGATCTAGATGGTACGCCGGCAGAAATCTTCCTGAATGTGGGTAAAGCAGGCTCTGACGTCTTTGCGATGGCAGAAGCACTTGGACGTGTCTGCTCCTTGTTCCTCCGTTATGGAGATCATGGCGAGAAGGTAGAACTGTTGATCAAACATCTGAAAGGGATCGGTGGGTCAGGCGCTATCGGCTTCGGTGCGAATCGAGTTGAATCCATTGCTGATGCTGTAGCTAAAGCACTAGAAACACACGTGCTGAACAACGCTCAGGATGATCATGTGCCTGCACCTATCGCAGCGACTTTGGAGCTGGAGGATTTCAATGAAGCGTTGAACGCGGAGTTGAAGGCGAGTGTTCCTGCGGCAGCTTCTATTGAAGATGGTCAGGGCGGACATGGCGCGCATAACCATACTTCTGCTTCCCGTGACCTTTGTCCTTCTTGCGGCGGTGCTTCGCTGATAAATATTGAGGGTTGTAAGACTTGCGGGAACTGTGGGTATAGTCGTTGTGGGTAA
- a CDS encoding cytidine deaminase, whose amino-acid sequence MNKEELMESARNTKKAAYAPYSKFPVGAALLLKDGNVINGVNVENVSFGATNCAERTAIFTAITKGYTKGDFQAIAVAGDTMDFLPPCSICRQVLSEFCLPDMPVYLTNEKKEILELSLRDLLPYAFKNLDM is encoded by the coding sequence ATGAATAAAGAAGAATTAATGGAAAGCGCACGTAACACAAAGAAAGCTGCTTATGCCCCTTATTCTAAATTTCCAGTTGGAGCAGCCTTATTACTTAAAGATGGAAATGTTATTAATGGAGTAAACGTAGAAAATGTATCTTTTGGTGCTACTAATTGTGCAGAGAGAACAGCAATCTTCACAGCTATTACAAAGGGCTATACTAAAGGTGATTTTCAGGCTATAGCTGTAGCTGGTGACACAATGGATTTTCTGCCGCCATGCAGTATCTGCAGACAAGTATTATCGGAATTCTGTTTGCCCGACATGCCTGTCTATTTAACCAATGAGAAAAAAGAAATCTTAGAGCTGAGTTTAAGGGATTTATTGCCTTACGCATTCAAAAATTTAGATATGTAA